The following proteins are encoded in a genomic region of Dyadobacter sp. UC 10:
- the alaS gene encoding alanine--tRNA ligase — MTSHQIRQAFLDFFRSKEHLIVPSAPLVAKNDPTLMFNNSGMAQFKDYFLGNGTPPSRRIADTQKCLRVSGKHNDLEDVGFDTYHHTMFEMLGNWSFGDYFKKEAIAWAWELLTEVYKLPKDRLYVSVFEGNASDGVPFDQEAWDLWKGIVGEDRIILGNKKDNFWEMGDTGPCGPCSEIHVDLRTPAEVAEVPGKSLVNNDHPQVVEIWNLVFMQFERKADGSLVPLPATHVDTGMGFERLCMAIQQKISNYDTDVFQNTIQVLETLSGKKYGSGEEPFADIAMRVISDHIRAVAFAITDGQLPSNVKAGYVIRRILRRAVRYGYSYLGFQEPFFYKLVAVLSEQFKDVFPELKAQEEFVAKVILEEEKSFLRTLESGLKRLDTITSTLKAKGINTIPGDEVFELSDTFGFPVDLTALIAREKGLLVDEAGFQDALAEQKKRSRQDAAKEATDWIELREADGVEFLGYDFEETHSHIVKYRKMKTKGGEEYHIVLDRTPFYAEMGGQVGDTGVLIVKGGEKEDGGRKINIVDTKKENDLFVHISRDKDLDDVLQNAGIVTAKIDNTRRQQIQANHTATHLMLSAMREVLGTHIGQKGSFLNDEVLRFDFSHFTKVTDEELAKIEDRVNEKIRENITLDERRNVPIQQALDAGATATFGEKYGDFVRLIIFDPNYSFELCGGTHVPSTGKIGVFKFVSEGSVSAGVRRVEAVTGEKALAMLRDQEAVLTQIKDLLKNPTDLVKAVESLIDERSALQKKIVSLENEKIQSLKISLIENMERHTTFNLIVEKVNVPSADSLKQLSYELRDQVENLIAVFGAEIGGKPQLSVFIAENIVQETGLNAGKIVKELAQEIRGGGGGQPFFATAGGSDASGLDNALDKAKSLF; from the coding sequence ATGACTTCGCATCAAATACGTCAGGCTTTTCTCGATTTTTTTCGCAGTAAGGAACACCTTATCGTTCCCTCGGCACCACTGGTTGCAAAAAATGACCCTACCCTTATGTTCAATAATTCGGGTATGGCCCAGTTCAAAGACTACTTTCTGGGCAATGGTACACCTCCTTCGCGAAGAATTGCCGATACGCAGAAATGCCTCCGTGTTTCGGGCAAACACAATGATTTAGAGGATGTTGGATTTGACACGTATCACCACACGATGTTCGAAATGCTCGGCAACTGGTCATTTGGTGATTATTTTAAAAAAGAAGCGATTGCGTGGGCGTGGGAACTTCTGACGGAGGTTTATAAGCTGCCGAAAGACAGGTTGTACGTTTCCGTTTTCGAGGGCAATGCCAGCGACGGCGTACCTTTTGACCAGGAAGCCTGGGATTTGTGGAAAGGCATTGTAGGCGAAGACCGCATTATTCTTGGGAACAAAAAAGACAATTTCTGGGAAATGGGCGATACAGGTCCCTGTGGGCCCTGTTCTGAAATCCATGTTGACCTGAGAACCCCTGCCGAAGTTGCCGAAGTTCCTGGTAAGTCGCTCGTGAACAACGACCATCCGCAGGTTGTAGAGATCTGGAACCTGGTATTTATGCAGTTCGAGCGCAAGGCCGACGGCTCTCTGGTCCCCCTGCCCGCCACACACGTGGATACCGGAATGGGCTTCGAACGGCTTTGTATGGCCATTCAGCAAAAAATTTCCAATTACGATACCGATGTTTTCCAGAATACCATTCAGGTTTTGGAAACGCTCTCGGGTAAAAAATACGGCTCAGGCGAAGAACCGTTCGCAGATATCGCGATGCGCGTTATCTCTGATCACATACGCGCCGTTGCATTTGCCATTACCGACGGCCAGCTTCCTTCCAACGTGAAAGCCGGCTATGTGATACGCCGCATTTTGCGCCGTGCGGTCCGCTACGGTTATTCTTACCTCGGTTTTCAGGAGCCGTTTTTCTACAAGCTGGTAGCAGTGCTTTCCGAGCAGTTCAAAGACGTTTTCCCGGAACTGAAAGCGCAGGAGGAATTTGTCGCGAAAGTGATTCTGGAAGAAGAAAAAAGCTTTTTACGGACGCTTGAATCCGGTTTGAAACGACTGGATACCATCACTTCGACACTCAAAGCAAAAGGTATCAATACGATTCCCGGCGATGAAGTTTTCGAACTGAGCGACACTTTCGGCTTTCCGGTCGACCTTACCGCTTTGATTGCCAGGGAAAAAGGACTGCTGGTCGACGAAGCCGGGTTTCAGGATGCATTGGCAGAGCAGAAAAAACGCTCCCGCCAGGATGCCGCCAAAGAAGCTACGGACTGGATCGAGCTGCGCGAAGCCGATGGAGTGGAATTCCTCGGTTATGATTTTGAAGAAACACACAGCCATATTGTAAAATACCGAAAGATGAAGACCAAAGGCGGAGAAGAATACCATATTGTACTCGATCGGACACCATTTTACGCTGAAATGGGTGGACAAGTTGGGGATACGGGCGTACTGATCGTCAAAGGGGGTGAAAAAGAGGACGGAGGAAGGAAGATTAATATTGTCGATACAAAAAAGGAGAATGACCTTTTTGTACATATTTCGCGCGATAAGGATCTGGATGATGTATTGCAGAATGCGGGTATCGTCACTGCGAAGATCGACAATACAAGAAGACAGCAAATCCAGGCAAACCACACTGCTACGCATTTAATGCTGTCTGCGATGCGCGAAGTACTGGGCACGCATATCGGACAAAAAGGTTCTTTCCTAAACGACGAAGTTTTGCGTTTCGACTTCTCGCATTTCACGAAAGTTACCGACGAGGAACTGGCGAAAATTGAAGACCGCGTCAATGAAAAGATCCGAGAGAACATAACATTGGATGAACGTCGCAATGTACCGATCCAGCAGGCTTTGGACGCAGGCGCGACGGCTACTTTCGGTGAAAAATATGGTGATTTCGTCCGTCTGATCATTTTTGACCCAAACTATTCTTTCGAACTTTGCGGTGGAACACACGTGCCTTCGACCGGTAAAATCGGGGTGTTCAAGTTTGTGTCGGAGGGCTCTGTTTCGGCAGGCGTTCGTCGGGTGGAAGCGGTTACGGGCGAAAAAGCACTTGCAATGCTGCGCGATCAGGAAGCGGTTCTGACGCAAATCAAAGATTTACTTAAAAATCCAACCGACCTCGTAAAAGCTGTGGAAAGTCTGATCGACGAGCGCAGCGCTTTGCAGAAAAAGATCGTTTCACTGGAAAATGAGAAAATTCAGTCGTTGAAAATTTCGCTGATTGAAAATATGGAACGGCACACTACTTTCAACCTGATCGTTGAGAAAGTAAATGTTCCTTCTGCCGATTCATTGAAGCAATTGTCCTACGAACTGCGGGACCAGGTTGAAAACCTCATCGCAGTTTTTGGTGCAGAGATCGGTGGAAAACCGCAGCTGTCTGTTTTTATCGCCGAAAATATCGTGCAGGAAACGGGGTTGAATGCAGGTAAGATCGTAAAAGAACTTGCGCAGGAAATTCGCGGAGGCGGTGGCGGCCAGCCATTTTTTGCGACTGCCGGCGGCTCCGACGCTTCCGGGCTCGACAATGCGCTGGACAAGGCAAAGAGCTTATTTTAA
- a CDS encoding RNA polymerase sigma-70 factor: MQNPEHIAEEELLHLLQADDRPAFHYFYKKYHRRVQNYALRFTQCRENAQDVAQDVFLKLWENRKKLANVSCLEAYLFKICKNKSLTLLNRKLCEKRMLLNIVYTGQDFEAEACKQVAAEQFERLIYLAISRLPPRRRHVFRLCKLEGKTHREVAAELHISPGTIHDHIVKATRAIRKFLYLCGSFQET; the protein is encoded by the coding sequence TTGCAAAATCCAGAGCATATTGCGGAGGAAGAGCTGCTACACCTTTTGCAGGCAGACGACCGCCCGGCATTCCATTATTTTTACAAAAAGTACCACCGGCGGGTGCAGAATTATGCACTCAGGTTCACCCAATGCCGCGAAAATGCGCAGGACGTGGCACAGGATGTATTTCTCAAATTGTGGGAAAACCGCAAAAAACTGGCAAACGTAAGTTGCCTGGAAGCCTATTTGTTCAAGATATGTAAAAACAAAAGCCTGACCCTGCTCAACAGGAAACTTTGCGAAAAACGAATGCTTCTGAATATAGTTTATACCGGTCAGGATTTCGAAGCCGAAGCTTGCAAACAGGTAGCCGCTGAGCAATTTGAGCGACTCATTTATTTGGCAATCAGTCGACTGCCGCCACGGCGGAGGCATGTCTTCCGGCTTTGTAAACTGGAAGGCAAAACTCACAGGGAAGTTGCTGCCGAGCTTCATATCAGCCCGGGTACAATCCATGATCATATCGTGAAAGCCACGAGGGCAATTCGTAAATTTCTTTACCTTTGCGGCTCATTTCAGGAGACTTAG
- a CDS encoding glycoside hydrolase family 9 protein yields the protein MKHLLRASLLVSCLLQMAFGQNKMLWNGENPGTPACNTAYGSILSGPDAHAGDYYFRAEPDNWHAPRIGFNCTGMWRGDISRFDELRFFIKSNKPLQTTSIRFTTFYAQGKWVSLAPYLPAGTLIGTDYQEVVIPIDSLKTTGYDLSSVDYLEFATSGASGTLFYIDDILLTDITSPTISAQPLSYQVIRLAVDERFDTTGCYQTSSYEMSSTTDPEYQPAKNPLRVGRHLRVAGLAPISGTPLIQSELFLVFEKPFENGIEYRLQAENLKDPAGNMTSLDTSFTFSDQVKLGNVKLNQVGYLPESPKLGKLGNFLGDAWFLPIDQLNSPDFQVLDGADNVKFSGKSSFLKSDSAFSGEMVFELDFSAFKTPGTYYLYVPGYGRSEEFRISADVYNGTYFHTARALYFQRSGALSQENAFEWARNGLPSTAAEIHSSHSSSNLFSATDYPPGSSIPMQGGWLDAGDYGRYVPTAASALFILFTAVELYPEKFPDNHLNIPESGNKIPDILDEAKYETTWLKSMQAPDGGVYFRVTPAIWSTGMPEDESNTLYVSVKTTQSTALFAAAMAMAYRNLKPYYPAHADSCLALAEKAWDFLQAHPEASAPVVTPGISAGPYPDPEDRDNRAWAAAELYKSTGNAQYQAEFLAYYAQIPHEFQATMSWQQHTFKAAWAYATSKFPTDAAVVTEFKNSLETILIPEYNNRTMSVHAYHGAYHPFKGYIGYGTFAMAQSYAFDYVLFSYLLGQPALLDFAKMQLDIPLGNNPLSLTFITGTGNNSPKYPLHWSTVADHFPNPVPGLPVFGPAASLVMNRPSSFAIQDSLNRYPYGFKKEDPYPVLRRYTDAREAVEMSEFTVQEIAVTAAVFAFFSAVVNEALPVKLSAFNAAADACKVLLQWTTSEEINAGYFAVERSADARNFSEIGRIAATGNSRLSNNYTFADSLPGAKNYYRLRQIDLDGTSEYSLIRFAEGPCAESSLILKHIGRNHYQIQIKEPNQMPVRELTGHIYHITGFEKRTFRIPKNGFADLNCAGFGPGVYILKVLDNRKEEFFTGKLLIY from the coding sequence ATGAAACACTTACTTCGTGCATCACTGCTCGTCTCCTGCCTGCTACAAATGGCATTTGGACAAAACAAAATGCTTTGGAACGGTGAAAATCCGGGTACCCCTGCCTGTAATACTGCATACGGATCTATTCTATCCGGGCCCGATGCCCACGCAGGCGACTACTATTTCCGGGCAGAACCAGACAACTGGCATGCCCCGCGGATCGGCTTCAATTGTACAGGAATGTGGCGGGGGGATATTTCCCGGTTCGATGAGCTCCGCTTTTTCATTAAATCCAATAAACCGCTTCAAACTACATCCATTCGTTTCACCACCTTCTACGCGCAGGGAAAATGGGTGAGTCTGGCACCCTACCTGCCTGCCGGAACATTGATCGGGACTGATTACCAGGAGGTCGTGATCCCGATCGACTCACTCAAAACAACCGGTTACGACCTGAGTTCGGTCGACTACCTCGAATTCGCGACATCCGGAGCAAGCGGGACCCTGTTTTACATTGATGATATTTTACTGACCGATATTACCTCCCCAACCATCTCCGCGCAGCCGCTCTCTTACCAGGTAATCAGGCTAGCGGTCGACGAGCGTTTTGACACTACCGGCTGCTATCAAACTTCAAGCTACGAAATGAGCAGCACCACGGATCCGGAATATCAGCCCGCGAAAAACCCCTTGCGCGTGGGCCGACATCTCCGCGTTGCCGGATTAGCCCCCATTTCGGGCACTCCGCTTATCCAATCGGAACTGTTTCTGGTATTTGAAAAGCCTTTCGAGAACGGTATCGAATACCGGCTGCAGGCAGAGAATTTGAAAGATCCGGCGGGCAATATGACTTCACTGGACACCAGTTTCACTTTTTCTGATCAGGTCAAGCTGGGTAATGTAAAGCTAAACCAGGTCGGCTACCTGCCCGAAAGCCCGAAGCTGGGAAAACTGGGCAACTTTCTCGGCGATGCCTGGTTTCTACCGATCGATCAGTTGAATAGCCCCGATTTTCAGGTTTTGGACGGGGCTGATAATGTTAAGTTCTCCGGAAAAAGCAGCTTCCTGAAATCAGATTCGGCTTTTAGCGGAGAAATGGTTTTCGAACTTGATTTCTCCGCTTTCAAAACTCCCGGTACTTATTATTTGTATGTGCCTGGTTACGGCAGGTCGGAAGAGTTCAGGATATCAGCCGATGTATATAATGGAACCTACTTTCACACAGCGAGGGCGCTCTATTTTCAAAGATCCGGGGCACTTTCTCAGGAAAACGCATTTGAATGGGCAAGAAACGGACTGCCTAGTACCGCTGCGGAGATACACTCAAGCCACTCTTCTTCAAACCTTTTCAGTGCAACAGATTACCCGCCCGGCAGCAGTATACCGATGCAGGGAGGCTGGCTCGACGCCGGCGATTATGGCAGATATGTTCCGACGGCAGCCAGCGCACTTTTTATTCTGTTCACGGCTGTTGAGCTCTATCCTGAAAAATTCCCGGACAACCATCTTAATATTCCTGAAAGTGGTAACAAAATCCCGGATATACTTGACGAAGCGAAATACGAAACGACGTGGCTGAAATCAATGCAGGCACCGGATGGTGGCGTTTACTTCCGGGTTACTCCCGCGATCTGGTCTACGGGAATGCCCGAGGATGAGTCAAATACCCTTTACGTTTCAGTGAAAACGACCCAATCCACCGCCTTGTTTGCCGCGGCGATGGCGATGGCTTACAGGAACCTGAAACCATATTACCCGGCCCACGCAGATTCCTGTCTTGCGCTGGCTGAAAAAGCCTGGGATTTTTTGCAAGCACATCCGGAGGCTTCCGCACCGGTCGTCACGCCGGGTATTTCAGCAGGCCCGTACCCTGACCCTGAAGACCGCGACAACCGCGCCTGGGCTGCAGCAGAGCTGTACAAATCGACCGGCAACGCGCAATATCAGGCTGAATTCCTGGCATATTATGCACAAATACCGCACGAATTCCAGGCTACCATGAGCTGGCAGCAACATACTTTTAAGGCCGCCTGGGCTTATGCGACCTCGAAGTTCCCAACAGATGCGGCAGTTGTAACAGAATTCAAAAACAGTCTTGAAACTATCCTCATACCTGAGTATAATAACCGGACGATGTCGGTACATGCCTACCACGGGGCTTATCACCCATTTAAAGGATATATAGGGTATGGAACGTTTGCAATGGCCCAGAGCTACGCATTTGATTATGTTTTGTTCAGCTATTTACTTGGACAGCCTGCGCTGCTGGACTTTGCGAAAATGCAGCTCGATATTCCACTGGGCAATAACCCCTTGTCGCTGACATTCATAACGGGGACCGGAAATAATAGTCCGAAGTATCCGCTGCATTGGTCCACGGTTGCGGATCATTTCCCCAATCCGGTACCTGGCTTACCGGTTTTCGGACCGGCAGCTTCACTGGTAATGAACCGCCCGTCGAGCTTCGCTATTCAGGATTCGCTTAACCGGTATCCTTATGGTTTCAAAAAAGAAGATCCTTACCCGGTTCTGAGAAGATATACGGATGCCAGGGAAGCGGTAGAAATGTCGGAGTTCACGGTTCAGGAAATTGCGGTTACTGCGGCAGTATTCGCATTTTTCAGCGCTGTGGTCAACGAGGCGCTTCCGGTTAAACTTTCCGCTTTTAATGCTGCTGCCGATGCATGCAAGGTGTTGCTGCAATGGACAACTTCGGAAGAGATTAACGCGGGGTATTTCGCCGTCGAGCGGAGCGCGGATGCCCGTAATTTCTCAGAAATCGGCCGGATTGCAGCCACCGGTAACAGCCGTCTGAGCAATAACTATACTTTCGCGGATTCACTTCCCGGCGCGAAAAACTATTACAGATTAAGGCAAATTGATCTGGACGGAACCTCTGAATACTCGCTGATCCGGTTCGCGGAAGGACCTTGCGCCGAGTCCAGCCTGATATTGAAGCACATTGGCCGAAACCACTACCAAATTCAAATAAAAGAACCTAATCAAATGCCTGTCCGGGAATTGACCGGGCATATTTACCATATTACGGGTTTCGAAAAACGCACGTTCCGGATTCCGAAAAACGGTTTTGCAGATCTTAACTGTGCAGGATTCGGTCCAGGTGTTTACATTTTGAAAGTGTTGGACAACCGGAAGGAAGAATTTTTTACCGGCAAATTATTGATTTACTAA